A single genomic interval of Sebastes umbrosus isolate fSebUmb1 chromosome 9, fSebUmb1.pri, whole genome shotgun sequence harbors:
- the LOC119494002 gene encoding sodium-dependent phosphate transport protein 2A-like has protein sequence MSSRPITIVSSGGSTGLNYNGVKMHGTRLSLKPKHPQEEEEEDRESGMGSTLDLSSSLECYKQHTNHLSGKPSLREAGRLPKEKDSSPQASAVSPNNTKQLLINLSKLPLLLVLFFLFVCSLDTLSSAFQLAGGKVAGGIFQDNAVLSNPVAGLVVGILVTVLVQSSSTSTSIVVSLVASGLLEVRSAVPIIMGSNIGTSVTNTIVAMMQAAERDEFQRAFAGATIHDCFNWLSVLVLLPLEVASGVTTRLSHLLVGCFELQPGEEAPELLKVITEPVTKLIIQLDQCVITGIAMGNEDMRNRSLVKEWCQTDLVTSTVNVSAANCGHDLSRPSLKCGHLFASTGLSDLTVGLILLAGSLAALCTCLLLLVKLLNSLLKGQVAKIIHKVINTDLPYPFGWLSGYMAMFVGAGVTFVVQSSSVFTSTMTPLVGIGVISLERAYPLTLGSNIGTTATALLAALASPGNKLAAALQIALCHLFFNVFGILLWYPLPFTRLPIRMARVLGERTAKYRWFAVLYLLLCFLLLPSLVLGLSLAGWQVMAGVGAPFLGVTVFITMVNVMQARSPRHLPAKLQSWDFLPQWMRSLKPLDRLITKATVCCGSAGEEGRGEEEEEEAEEEEHISTQTTSVNTQKESAAQRKAHLAYDNPVLDYLDEGVPVRVFKLKGLERCNSTPL, from the exons ATGTCCTCTCGTCCTATAACGATAGTGTCCTCTGGAGGGAGCACGGGGCTCAACTACAATG GGGTGAAGATGCACGGCACTCGGCTCTCCTTGAAGCCCAAACACccgcaggaggaggaggaggaggacagagagtccGGCATGGGCTCCACCCTTGACCTCAGCAGCAGCTTGGAGTGCTACAAGCAACATACCAATCACCTCTCCGGCAAACCTTCACTCAGGGAGGCAGGCAGACTCCCTAAAGAGAAAG ACAGCTCTCCACAGGCCTCAGCAGTGAGTCCCAACAACACCAAGCAGCTCCTCATCAATCTATCCaagctccctctcctcctcgtcctcttcttcctctttgtctgctcCCTGGACACCCTGAGCTCTGCCTTCCAGTTAGCAGGGG gtaaagtGGCGGGGGGCATTTTCCAGGACAATGCGGTGCTGTCTAACCCCGTGGCGGGGCTGGTGGTGGGGATACTGGTGACTGTGCTCGTCCAGAGCTCGTCCACCTCCACTTCCATTGTCGTCAGCCTGGTGGCCTCCGGAT TGCTAGAAGTGAGGTCGGCCGTTCCGATCATCATGGGGTCCAACATCGGGACTTCAGTCACGAACACCATAGTGGCCATGATGCAAGCAGCAGAGAGGGACGAGTTTCAACG CGCCTTTGCCGGGGCAACGATCCACGACTGCTTCAACTGGCTGTCGGTGCTGGTTCTGCTGCCGCTGGAGGTGGCCAGCGGCGTCACGACCCGGCTGTCACACCTGCTGGTCGGCTGCTTCGAGCTGCAACCGGGGGAGGAAGCACCTGAGCTGCTCAAGGTCATCACCGAGCCAGTCACCAAGCTCATCATACAG CTGGACCAGTGTGTGATCACAGGGATCGCCATGGGAAATGAGGACATGAGGAACAGGAGCCTGGTGAAAGAATGGTGCCAGACTGACCTTGTTACG TCCACGGTTAATGTGAGCGCTGCAAACTGTGGTCATGACTTGTCCCGGCCGTCTCTGAAGT GTGGGCATTTGTTCGCGTCTACCGGACTGTCGGACCTCACCGTGGGCCTGATCCTCCTGGCAGGCTCTCTGGCGGCCCTCTGTACCTGTCTGCTGCTTCTGGTCAAACTGCTCAACTCTCTTCTTAAAGGCCAAGTCGCAAAGATCATCCATAAAGTCATCAACACAG ACCTGCCGTATCCGTTCGGGTGGCTGTCAGGATACATGGCCATGTTTGTGGGTGCAGGGGTGACGTTCGTGGTCCAGAGTAGCTCCGTCTTCACTTCAACCATGACTCCCCTCGTAG GTATCGGAGTGATCAGCCTGGAGCGGGCCTATCCTCTCACCCTCGGGTCCAACATCGGCACCACTGCCACGGCCCTGCTGGCAGCTCTGGCCAGCCCTGGGAACAAACTAGCAGCTGCCTTACAA ATTGCTCTCTGTCACCTCTTCTTCAACGTCTTTGGCATTCTGCTGTGGTATCCTCTGCCCTTCACGCGCCTGCCGATAAGGATGGCTCGCGTCTTGGGTGAGCGCACCGCCAAGTACCGCTGGTTCGCGGTCTTGTACCTTCTCCTGTGCTTCTTGCTCCTGCCCTCGCTGGTGCTGGGCCTCTCGCTGGCAGGCTGGCAGGTGATGGCTGGTGTCGGGGCTCCTTTCTTGGGCGTGACCGTCTTCATCACCATGGTGAATGTGATGCAGGCCCGTAGCCCTCGCCACCTGCCCGCCAAGCTCCAGAGCTGGGACTTCCTGCCCCAGTGGATGCGCTCTCTCAAACCGCTCGACCGCCTCATCACCAAGGCGACCGTCTGCTGCGGCTCTGCAGGCGAGGAGGGgcggggagaagaagaagaagaagaagcagaagaagaggagcatATATCGACACAGACGACCTCCGTGAACACGCAGAAAGAGTCTGCTGCCCAGAGGAAGGCTCACCTGGCTTATGACAACCCGGTCCTGGACTACCTGGATGAGGGCGTACCAGTGAGGGTGTTTAAATTAAAAGGCTTAGAGAGGTGCAACAGCACTCCACTATAG